Within the Halorhabdus rudnickae genome, the region ACCCGAGGGGAAGACCTCGCCCGTGTGGCTGACGAATGCAAAACCGTTGCCGGCGGTGATCCCCGTCGAGCGATCGCGGTCAGGGGAGTCGCCGGTATCAGTGGGTGGTCGGCCAGTTTTGGCCCCGCGACGCTGCTGGAGGACGACACGCCTGTAGTGGGGGGCTTCGGTCGTCTTGATGCCGAACTCGGCCTCACGCTGGACGCCCGCGAGCCACTCCATCACGTCTTCGGCGCGTTCGGGCGAGATCGGATCGAGAACCGTCCCGCGACCGATCGGGACGAGGAAGAACACCGACCACAGCACCGCGCCCAGATCGGCCACCAGATCGCGGATCGCCGGCAGGTCCTCGACCGTTTCCCCACAGACAGTGGTGTTGACCTGCAACGGCAGGCCACGATCACGAGCGGCACGAGCCGCCGCGATCGTCTGCTCGAAACTACCCGTTTCCTGACGGAACTCGTCGTGGGATGTGCCATCGGGGCCGTCCAGACTCACGGCCATTCGCCGGAGACCGGCCTCGGCGAGAGCGTCGATCCGTTCGGGTGTCAGTGAGGCCGTCCCGCTCGGGGTGAGTGTCATCCGAAGCCCCTGTTCGGTACCGTACTCGACGAGTTCGGCCACGTCGTCCCGGTAGAGT harbors:
- a CDS encoding TIGR04053 family radical SAM/SPASM domain-containing protein, translating into MRPTDVDPSERPVVLIWELTQACDLACKHCRAEAEDFRHPEELTTAEGKQLLADATDFGDEQLVVLSGGDPLYRDDVAELVEYGTEQGLRMTLTPSGTASLTPERIDALAEAGLRRMAVSLDGPDGTSHDEFRQETGSFEQTIAAARAARDRGLPLQVNTTVCGETVEDLPAIRDLVADLGAVLWSVFFLVPIGRGTVLDPISPERAEDVMEWLAGVQREAEFGIKTTEAPHYRRVVLQQRRGAKTGRPPTDTGDSPDRDRSTGITAGNGFAFVSHTGEVFPSGFLPKSAGNVRNRGIVDIYRNAELFNRLRDPDALAGKCGACEFRYVCGGSRSRAFATTGDPLASDPLCAYVPDSYDGPFPQGTADNPAD